From Nitrosopumilus zosterae, the proteins below share one genomic window:
- a CDS encoding S-methyl-5'-thioadenosine phosphorylase — translation MEKDVEIGIFGGTGIYDSGLLENPQEIDIDTPYGKPSDTITVGIFNGRKIAFLPRHGKKHTIPPHMINFKANIWAFKELGITRIIAPSAVGSLKEEVEPGHFALPSQFLDFTKSRNGSFSEEGKVIHISVADPFCPELQASILKVTDNEDLKMHKDCTYVCIEGPRFSTKAESKFYRTTGADIIGMTLVPECQLAREAQMCYASISTVTDYDVWAEKPVTAKEVLETLSKNVEKTKKVLTELIEQIPKTRNCSCAKALEEAEF, via the coding sequence ATGGAAAAAGATGTAGAGATTGGAATTTTTGGAGGAACCGGTATTTATGATTCAGGACTACTTGAAAATCCACAAGAAATTGATATTGATACACCATATGGTAAACCTTCAGATACCATAACTGTCGGTATTTTCAATGGAAGAAAAATTGCTTTTCTTCCCAGACATGGAAAAAAACACACAATTCCCCCACACATGATAAATTTTAAAGCAAACATTTGGGCATTCAAAGAATTAGGAATTACAAGAATTATTGCACCTTCTGCAGTTGGAAGTCTCAAAGAAGAAGTAGAGCCAGGACATTTTGCACTACCATCACAATTTTTAGACTTTACAAAATCTCGAAATGGTTCATTTTCAGAAGAAGGAAAAGTAATCCACATTTCAGTTGCAGATCCTTTTTGTCCGGAATTACAAGCATCAATTCTGAAGGTTACAGACAATGAGGATTTGAAAATGCACAAAGATTGCACTTATGTCTGCATTGAGGGCCCTAGGTTTTCAACGAAAGCAGAATCTAAATTCTACAGAACAACAGGAGCAGATATTATTGGAATGACTTTGGTTCCAGAATGTCAATTAGCACGAGAAGCACAAATGTGTTATGCATCAATTTCAACAGTGACAGATTATGATGTATGGGCTGAAAAGCCAGTTACTGCAAAAGAAGTGTTAGAAACACTATCAAAGAATGTAGAGAAAACAAAGAAAGTACTGACAGAATTAATTGAACAAATTCCTAAAACTAGAAATTGTTCTTGTGCTAAGGCATTAGAAGAAGCAGAATTTTAG
- a CDS encoding adenine phosphoribosyltransferase: protein MNLKDKIAEYPNFPKKGILFRDFSPILKDPSALTEIADEFSKYFHTKDIDVFAGIESRGFILACILASRYNKGMMMIRKAGKLPGKTVKLSYTIEYGKDTIEIQKDIIEKGQRVLICDDLLATGGTAKASAKLIEKVGGKVSGFAFIIELTELNGMKGISSYNCKSLVKY, encoded by the coding sequence ATGAACTTAAAAGACAAAATAGCAGAATACCCAAATTTTCCTAAAAAAGGCATTTTATTTAGAGATTTTAGTCCAATCTTGAAAGATCCATCTGCATTAACAGAAATTGCAGATGAATTTTCCAAATATTTTCATACTAAAGACATAGATGTCTTTGCAGGAATTGAATCACGCGGATTCATTCTTGCATGTATTTTGGCCTCACGATATAACAAAGGTATGATGATGATTAGAAAAGCAGGTAAATTGCCTGGAAAAACAGTCAAATTATCATACACAATTGAATACGGAAAAGACACCATAGAAATTCAAAAAGACATTATTGAGAAAGGTCAAAGAGTTCTCATCTGTGACGATTTACTAGCTACAGGCGGTACTGCAAAAGCATCTGCAAAATTAATTGAAAAAGTTGGCGGTAAAGTCTCAGGATTTGCATTCATCATAGAACTAACAGAATTAAACGGAATGAAAGGAATTAGCAGTTACAATTGCAAATCATTGGTGAAATATTAA
- a CDS encoding biofilm-associated protein yields the protein MNKSSMRGMILSIALLLSVAVVIPAYAEINVNSVALEETTIIELTNEQNENVNTFRIWLGSDFSFKSFKTEKGWVGEKTPQGVIVFTSSEPIKKGESVKFGVKTDKVNAGINWKALDSEDKQIDTGKVLPKELSLLSENPKNQEGNTSISISAESSFRIVPKEPNVGSSIRVTGDKFGASQEFDFYINSMKIGSFETDKDGHFMTSMKIPKEQKADRVDFIVKDKKGEEKKLSLRINEIENRIVEGNVKLTIQGVPNVVHRGEFLEIFGTGKPGNPITLEIIGPNGEQIRTRATEIDNKGNWELEPLIVPVDRPFGKYTGIISDGREEETISWAVESDKVVIITPTSLKFDPGQTMAFNGTALPNKPIELTLEDPLGNEIFSDIFEIDESGLVEFEFPTTQNTAEGTYTLIATQEKSKEFIFVGLGQLPTIPVNIEFDKLSYKSTETATISITGKASEVVSLLIIDPADKPKGETISIKLQPDGRGSHSLNLKGFTSGVYSAVVSKGSTKSTEIFAVGLQVGSGEIDINTTKTEYQPGDPILILGTTSPNVLLTITMFDPDGKEIKVRESFSDKEGRISEEVFRIPSDAKTGTWKIHAKSGSNFDDVEMKVKNIEQEGMIISVSNNPKLDGVNDFLTIQVIGAAQTVKIEMISDDGKIIEKLEFPSTSSGEIKQPWKIPKDMEPGIYTITAKDAFNTAQSTFEIK from the coding sequence ATGAATAAATCCTCAATGAGAGGAATGATCCTTTCAATTGCATTATTACTTTCAGTAGCAGTAGTAATTCCAGCTTATGCAGAAATTAATGTGAACAGTGTTGCACTAGAGGAGACAACAATTATTGAATTAACAAATGAGCAAAATGAGAATGTCAATACGTTTAGGATTTGGCTTGGGAGTGATTTTAGTTTCAAATCTTTTAAAACTGAAAAAGGATGGGTAGGAGAAAAGACACCACAAGGAGTAATTGTGTTTACATCATCAGAACCTATCAAAAAGGGAGAATCAGTGAAGTTTGGTGTTAAAACAGACAAAGTAAACGCTGGGATAAATTGGAAAGCATTAGATAGCGAAGATAAACAAATAGACACCGGAAAAGTATTGCCAAAAGAACTATCTTTACTAAGTGAAAATCCAAAGAATCAAGAAGGAAATACCAGTATCAGTATTTCTGCAGAGTCATCCTTTAGAATAGTACCAAAAGAACCAAACGTAGGTTCATCGATTAGAGTCACAGGCGATAAATTCGGAGCATCTCAAGAATTTGATTTTTACATTAACTCGATGAAGATTGGAAGTTTTGAGACAGATAAAGACGGACATTTTATGACTTCAATGAAAATACCAAAAGAACAGAAAGCAGACAGAGTAGATTTCATTGTTAAGGATAAAAAAGGTGAAGAGAAGAAACTCAGTTTAAGAATTAATGAAATAGAAAATAGAATTGTAGAGGGGAATGTCAAACTAACAATACAAGGAGTTCCAAATGTAGTTCATAGAGGAGAGTTTTTGGAGATTTTTGGAACTGGAAAGCCAGGTAATCCAATTACGTTGGAAATTATTGGACCAAACGGTGAACAAATTAGAACAAGAGCAACGGAAATTGATAATAAAGGAAATTGGGAACTAGAACCCCTCATTGTCCCAGTAGACAGACCATTTGGGAAATACACGGGCATTATTTCAGATGGAAGAGAAGAAGAAACGATCAGTTGGGCAGTTGAATCAGATAAAGTAGTAATCATCACACCCACTAGTTTGAAATTTGATCCAGGGCAAACTATGGCATTTAATGGAACGGCTTTACCAAACAAACCAATAGAACTAACTTTAGAAGATCCTCTTGGAAATGAGATATTCTCAGATATTTTTGAAATTGATGAGTCAGGTTTGGTAGAATTTGAGTTTCCAACTACTCAAAACACAGCAGAAGGAACATACACATTGATTGCAACACAAGAAAAAAGTAAGGAATTTATTTTTGTAGGATTAGGGCAATTGCCTACAATTCCAGTGAATATTGAATTTGATAAATTGAGTTACAAATCTACTGAAACAGCAACAATTTCAATTACAGGAAAAGCATCAGAAGTGGTTAGTTTGTTAATTATTGATCCTGCAGATAAACCAAAAGGAGAAACAATATCCATAAAGCTACAACCTGATGGAAGAGGATCTCATTCTCTAAATTTGAAGGGATTTACATCAGGAGTGTATTCAGCTGTTGTCAGTAAAGGAAGTACCAAAAGTACAGAGATTTTTGCAGTTGGTCTGCAAGTAGGATCCGGTGAAATAGACATCAACACCACAAAAACAGAATATCAACCAGGAGATCCAATTTTGATTTTAGGAACTACTAGCCCCAACGTTCTTCTAACAATAACTATGTTTGATCCAGATGGAAAGGAAATCAAGGTCAGAGAATCATTTTCAGACAAAGAGGGAAGAATTTCCGAAGAAGTATTCAGAATTCCTTCTGATGCGAAAACAGGAACATGGAAGATTCATGCAAAAAGTGGATCAAATTTTGATGATGTGGAAATGAAAGTGAAAAATATCGAACAAGAGGGCATGATAATATCAGTTTCAAACAATCCAAAATTAGATGGGGTGAACGATTTTTTGACTATTCAAGTTATTGGAGCAGCACAAACTGTGAAAATTGAAATGATCTCAGACGATGGTAAAATAATTGAAAAATTAGAATTTCCATCAACAAGTTCAGGGGAGATTAAACAACCATGGAAAATTCCTAAAGATATGGAACCAGGAATATATACAATAACTGCAAAAGATGCATTCAATACTGCTCAAAGTACTTTTGAAATCAAATAG
- a CDS encoding AAA family ATPase translates to MRLRKFRVRAYRCIHDSGEITVGDLAAFVGRNESGKTTILQALTLLNRDEQVSELDLCDEMNEELKEEIRLAEGEFDLNQHERDLVKEKFPSLPEIKKIKLIRTNRRPKVQYEFADIELSEDESQGINSWENFTRQILGFLDTIPNHLRIQINTKFFEGQVPKNQEVFDSGMAEFSNQFHVIAIQEPKVIEEWEKIYENPENQFSNLLSGESIKTALENFIASDLHPRFVYFSDYKKIYGNINLNEFLREERGERADSIEYIEEFDKAETVRNLFYLAELDMKELDEVKESPSKCIKLLNAASNRLTSKLNPAWKGDPIHVDLRYNPGNIMSVVISDVHKDGTITNTGLLNRRAEGFKWTFSFIVNFAAETQRAELKEALLLLDEPARNLHPTQQMGISDLLKNLAGSNQVLYATHSPFMIFDYTPGNLLVVELDRRKHLSRIFYDYWNADDKTLTPILYGLSRGQVESIVDREIGTNSRPIIIVETMSDAMYLNAFDKFLQDPNISMNPLNVVAAYNKNSVLPLAIFYRNHGYRTFVLLDNSEESKQISAQLVSNEFSSIQTIFFEKEGKKLESIEDYIALEDYLHPVNQTYEIKLRREGFSNLTPEEVVAKEGKGVLEKLKKIWQDHREDDWGKFDNEEITRYICEKIALEDTNFLTDKTKDQFRSLYRLIAERIRQYQNIATKPDPSKFQKAKA, encoded by the coding sequence ATGCGACTTAGAAAGTTCAGAGTAAGAGCATATCGATGTATTCATGACTCCGGAGAGATAACAGTGGGGGATTTAGCTGCCTTTGTTGGAAGAAATGAAAGTGGAAAAACAACAATACTTCAGGCATTGACTTTGTTGAATAGAGATGAACAGGTTTCAGAATTAGATCTTTGTGATGAAATGAATGAGGAGCTCAAAGAAGAGATTAGATTGGCAGAAGGAGAATTTGATCTTAATCAACATGAAAGAGACTTGGTAAAAGAAAAATTTCCAAGTTTACCAGAAATTAAAAAAATTAAATTAATTAGAACAAATAGAAGGCCAAAAGTGCAATACGAATTTGCAGACATAGAACTTAGTGAAGACGAAAGTCAAGGAATTAATTCATGGGAAAATTTCACAAGGCAGATTCTAGGATTTTTGGACACTATTCCAAACCATCTCAGAATACAAATCAATACAAAATTCTTTGAAGGACAGGTTCCAAAGAATCAAGAAGTTTTTGATAGCGGCATGGCAGAATTTAGCAATCAATTCCACGTTATTGCAATTCAGGAGCCAAAAGTTATCGAAGAATGGGAAAAAATCTACGAGAATCCTGAAAACCAATTTTCAAATTTACTAAGCGGTGAAAGCATAAAAACAGCCCTAGAGAATTTCATTGCATCTGATTTACATCCAAGATTTGTCTATTTTTCGGATTACAAAAAAATCTACGGCAACATCAACCTTAATGAATTTCTAAGAGAAGAAAGAGGGGAAAGGGCAGACTCTATCGAATACATAGAAGAGTTTGACAAGGCAGAGACAGTAAGAAATCTGTTTTATCTTGCAGAACTAGACATGAAAGAACTAGATGAAGTAAAAGAGAGCCCTTCAAAATGCATCAAACTTCTAAATGCTGCAAGCAACAGATTAACTAGCAAACTGAATCCAGCATGGAAAGGAGATCCCATCCATGTAGATTTGAGATACAATCCAGGAAATATTATGAGTGTGGTTATTTCAGATGTTCACAAAGATGGAACCATAACAAACACAGGATTGCTAAATAGAAGAGCAGAGGGATTCAAATGGACATTTTCTTTTATTGTAAACTTTGCTGCCGAAACACAAAGAGCAGAACTAAAAGAAGCATTACTACTTTTAGACGAACCTGCAAGAAATCTTCATCCTACCCAACAAATGGGAATCTCAGATTTGCTGAAAAATTTAGCAGGTTCAAATCAAGTTTTGTATGCAACACATTCACCATTTATGATATTTGATTATACTCCAGGAAACTTGCTTGTTGTAGAATTAGACAGAAGAAAACACCTTAGCAGAATCTTTTATGATTATTGGAATGCAGATGACAAAACATTAACACCAATTTTGTACGGACTATCAAGAGGTCAGGTAGAATCTATTGTAGACAGAGAAATCGGTACAAATTCAAGACCAATAATTATTGTAGAGACAATGTCCGATGCAATGTATCTTAATGCATTCGATAAATTTTTGCAGGATCCAAACATATCAATGAATCCTCTGAATGTTGTGGCAGCATATAACAAAAATTCAGTGTTACCATTAGCGATTTTTTATCGAAATCATGGCTATAGAACATTTGTATTGTTGGATAATTCTGAAGAATCAAAGCAAATTTCTGCCCAGTTAGTTTCAAACGAGTTTTCATCGATTCAAACCATATTCTTTGAAAAGGAAGGAAAGAAACTAGAATCCATCGAAGACTATATCGCACTTGAGGACTATCTACATCCAGTAAATCAGACTTATGAAATAAAGTTAAGGCGTGAAGGATTTTCAAATCTCACACCTGAAGAAGTAGTAGCCAAAGAAGGAAAAGGAGTGTTAGAAAAATTGAAAAAGATATGGCAAGATCATAGAGAAGATGACTGGGGAAAATTTGACAATGAAGAAATTACCAGATATATTTGTGAAAAAATTGCTCTTGAGGACACCAATTTTCTCACAGATAAAACAAAGGATCAATTCAGATCATTATACAGGCTAATTGCTGAAAGAATAAGACAATATCAAAATATTGCAACCAAGCCAGACCCAAGTAAATTTCAAAAAGCCAAAGCTTGA
- a CDS encoding helix-turn-helix transcriptional regulator, which yields MAKKKDTLSAEAEKIKAELDALKKKQKVLDSSPSKKKTEPKPPKKKAEAKTKKKTEPKPPKKKAEAKTKKKTEPKPPKKKAEAKTKKKTEPKPLKEKKLTKKELEEAKKEAEKTLEEELEEQLSDEEIENFQIEKVDMERLTNKVCDILAERESDGMFQSELWKKLKLTSRDGSRLALKLERMGTITREKLLEKGRWTYKLILKKTPISTQSIENAPCLVCPVEQKCSLEGEISPRNCQFIEDWVIADMKKPAKTK from the coding sequence ATGGCAAAGAAAAAAGATACGCTCTCAGCAGAAGCAGAAAAAATAAAGGCCGAACTAGATGCATTAAAAAAGAAACAGAAAGTTCTAGACTCTTCACCATCTAAGAAAAAAACAGAACCAAAACCACCAAAGAAAAAAGCTGAAGCAAAGACTAAGAAAAAAACAGAACCAAAACCACCAAAGAAAAAAGCTGAAGCAAAGACTAAGAAAAAAACAGAACCAAAACCACCAAAGAAAAAAGCTGAAGCAAAGACTAAGAAAAAAACAGAACCAAAACCACTAAAAGAAAAAAAATTAACTAAAAAAGAATTAGAAGAAGCTAAAAAAGAAGCAGAAAAAACATTAGAAGAGGAATTAGAAGAACAACTTTCAGATGAGGAAATTGAAAACTTCCAAATTGAAAAAGTTGACATGGAAAGACTCACAAACAAAGTATGTGATATTTTAGCAGAACGCGAATCCGATGGGATGTTTCAGAGTGAGTTGTGGAAAAAACTCAAACTTACAAGTCGTGACGGTTCTCGTTTAGCATTAAAACTTGAACGAATGGGGACAATCACTAGAGAGAAACTTTTGGAGAAAGGACGCTGGACTTACAAATTAATTTTAAAGAAAACTCCAATCAGTACTCAATCAATTGAAAATGCACCTTGTTTAGTTTGTCCTGTTGAGCAAAAATGCTCACTTGAGGGTGAAATCAGTCCTCGAAACTGTCAGTTCATTGAAGATTGGGTTATTGCTGATATGAAAAAACCGGCGAAGACTAAATGA
- a CDS encoding RlmE family RNA methyltransferase, whose translation MKLIDARKDHFRRLAHEQGFRSRAAFKLQELNKSYRIIGPGFYVLDLGCAPGGWTQMAVKLAGNQGKVMGVDLSYVEEIPGAHIIRENIEDEHVVDEVMTYFGRKVNAVICDLSPQVSGNWSVDHAKQISLNYDCTKIMDKVLANKGNAVFKVFDGEYSMEFRDYVKKKFARINLTKPSASRKQSSELYLVCLGFIG comes from the coding sequence ATGAAATTAATTGATGCACGTAAGGATCATTTCCGAAGATTAGCTCATGAACAAGGTTTTCGAAGTAGAGCCGCATTCAAACTACAAGAATTGAATAAATCTTATCGCATTATTGGTCCTGGATTTTACGTGTTGGATCTTGGTTGCGCTCCTGGTGGATGGACTCAGATGGCTGTGAAATTAGCAGGAAATCAGGGTAAAGTGATGGGTGTTGATTTATCATACGTTGAAGAGATTCCTGGCGCTCATATTATTAGAGAAAATATTGAAGATGAACATGTCGTTGATGAAGTGATGACTTATTTTGGCCGTAAGGTTAACGCAGTGATCTGTGATCTTTCCCCTCAGGTTAGCGGCAATTGGTCCGTTGATCATGCTAAACAAATTTCTTTAAATTATGATTGCACCAAAATAATGGACAAAGTTTTAGCAAACAAAGGTAATGCTGTTTTCAAAGTTTTTGATGGTGAATATTCAATGGAATTCAGAGACTATGTAAAGAAAAAATTTGCTCGAATAAATCTTACAAAACCCAGCGCCAGTAGAAAACAAAGTAGTGAACTATACCTTGTTTGTTTAGGATTCATTGGATAG
- a CDS encoding tRNA (guanine-N1)-methyltransferase, which translates to MEISDESFQEIIEGKTKLLVPKKSITEKVPPKKPAFFNPKAKLNRDFSIIAYSAFLKNVQGPKIFLEGLSGIGARGLRVGSELKIEKIVINDLNPSALKLAEHSANLNNLKNIEFSEKEVCRFLSKYSKKGLRGSIVDIDPFGSPAAYFDCGIRATMHGGILSTAATDLQVLNGLFQGACKRKYGGVPVRTEYGNEIAIRLVLGCLRAVAARLGVEISPLFVESEMHYYRTYVKVLNRPDQEENLGYILHCKNCGHRKISLEQEQECNLCKQKTSIAGPLWIGKIFDKEFIQKMLLEIPNLEVDKICEKTLVKCLAESEMPATYFTLDEIASKMKGSPPKLESAILNLQKNDFVASVTSFSPTGFRTNANINEVIKIFQTIQ; encoded by the coding sequence TTGGAAATTTCAGACGAATCTTTTCAAGAAATCATTGAAGGTAAAACAAAATTGTTGGTGCCAAAAAAGTCAATAACGGAAAAAGTTCCTCCAAAAAAACCTGCATTCTTTAACCCAAAAGCAAAACTGAACAGAGACTTTTCAATAATTGCATATTCTGCGTTCCTAAAAAATGTTCAAGGGCCAAAAATTTTCTTGGAAGGACTATCAGGAATTGGCGCTAGAGGATTAAGAGTTGGAAGCGAGTTAAAAATAGAAAAAATAGTAATAAATGATCTAAATCCATCTGCATTAAAACTGGCTGAACACTCTGCCAATCTAAATAATTTAAAAAATATCGAATTTTCTGAAAAAGAAGTATGTAGGTTTTTGAGTAAATATTCAAAAAAGGGTCTAAGAGGCTCAATTGTAGACATAGATCCGTTTGGTTCACCTGCAGCATATTTTGACTGTGGCATTAGAGCAACCATGCATGGGGGAATTTTGTCCACAGCGGCAACAGATCTTCAAGTTCTAAATGGGTTGTTTCAGGGTGCTTGTAAGAGGAAATACGGCGGAGTTCCAGTAAGAACAGAATACGGAAATGAGATAGCAATCAGATTAGTTTTAGGTTGTCTCAGAGCAGTGGCTGCAAGGTTAGGGGTAGAAATCAGTCCATTATTTGTTGAAAGTGAAATGCATTACTATAGAACTTATGTTAAAGTTTTAAACAGACCAGATCAGGAAGAAAACTTGGGATATATTTTACATTGTAAAAATTGCGGACACAGAAAAATATCACTAGAACAAGAACAGGAATGCAATTTATGTAAACAAAAAACTAGTATTGCAGGACCACTATGGATTGGAAAAATTTTCGACAAAGAATTTATTCAAAAGATGTTATTAGAAATTCCAAATTTAGAAGTAGACAAGATTTGTGAAAAAACTCTTGTAAAGTGTCTTGCCGAATCAGAAATGCCTGCAACGTATTTTACACTTGACGAGATTGCATCAAAAATGAAAGGTTCTCCACCAAAGCTGGAATCTGCAATATTAAATTTACAAAAAAATGATTTTGTAGCTAGTGTCACATCGTTTAGTCCAACCGGATTCAGAACAAACGCAAACATTAATGAGGTTATTAAAATATTTCAGACTATCCAATGA
- the rnhB gene encoding ribonuclease HII, with translation MQICGVDDAGRGSMLGPLVIAGISLDKKNLQKLSSLGVKDSKKLSPKLREQFYKKIIDIADDYYIVKISPRLIDASVKKHCLNGLEAKYMAKVVSKLNADISYVDSCDVNPARFGKEISKQSDNRKVKSYHHADSRFVIVSAASILAKVTRDKAIAKLRQNHDLGSGYPSDTVTVKFVTKYHVTYSVLPNFVRKSWKPVQKIVGNN, from the coding sequence ATGCAAATTTGTGGAGTTGATGATGCTGGACGTGGTTCTATGCTAGGTCCACTTGTGATAGCTGGAATCTCATTAGATAAAAAAAATTTGCAAAAACTATCTTCTTTAGGAGTAAAAGATTCAAAAAAACTTTCGCCAAAACTTCGAGAGCAATTTTATAAAAAAATTATTGATATTGCAGATGATTATTACATTGTAAAAATTTCTCCTAGATTAATTGATGCCAGTGTGAAAAAACATTGTTTGAATGGTTTGGAGGCAAAATATATGGCAAAAGTAGTTTCAAAATTAAATGCTGATATATCTTATGTTGATTCATGCGATGTAAATCCTGCTCGATTTGGAAAAGAAATTTCTAAGCAATCTGATAATCGTAAAGTAAAGTCATATCATCATGCTGACAGTAGATTTGTCATAGTATCTGCAGCATCTATTCTTGCCAAAGTTACTCGAGATAAGGCAATTGCAAAATTAAGACAAAATCATGATTTGGGTAGTGGGTATCCATCTGATACTGTAACTGTAAAATTTGTGACTAAATATCATGTAACATATAGTGTTCTGCCTAATTTTGTGCGTAAAAGTTGGAAACCTGTTCAGAAAATAGTTGGAAATAATTAA
- a CDS encoding fibrillarin-like rRNA/tRNA 2'-O-methyltransferase has product MKEQIQIKREKSLEEDNQSFFWIKSEGERKLATENLVPGNQVYKEKLIIKKGIEYRLWDAFRSKLAAAIMNELEYFPFENKSKVLYLGASTGTTVSHISDIVGPSGMVFAVEHASRVARDFLDRVASYRSNIMPILQDARKPKEYFSVFGKVDIVYVDIAQPDQTQIALDNCEMYLKNGGYFFLVIKTRSIDVTKSPRRIVEEETEKLKANFDILQSIDLHPYDKDHAMVIAKYKN; this is encoded by the coding sequence ATGAAAGAACAGATTCAAATAAAAAGAGAAAAAAGTTTGGAAGAAGATAATCAATCATTTTTTTGGATAAAATCAGAAGGCGAAAGAAAACTAGCTACTGAAAATTTGGTTCCAGGAAACCAAGTCTATAAAGAAAAATTAATTATCAAAAAAGGAATTGAATATAGGTTATGGGATGCATTTAGAAGTAAATTAGCAGCAGCCATAATGAATGAATTAGAATATTTTCCTTTTGAAAATAAAAGTAAAGTTCTGTATTTAGGGGCATCTACTGGAACAACTGTTAGTCATATTTCAGATATTGTGGGCCCAAGTGGAATGGTGTTTGCAGTTGAACATGCAAGTAGAGTTGCAAGAGATTTCTTAGATAGAGTGGCATCATACAGATCAAACATCATGCCAATTTTGCAGGATGCAAGAAAACCAAAAGAATACTTTTCAGTATTTGGAAAAGTCGATATAGTATATGTAGACATTGCCCAGCCCGACCAGACACAAATAGCATTAGATAATTGTGAAATGTATCTAAAAAATGGCGGATATTTCTTTTTGGTAATTAAAACACGAAGTATAGATGTTACAAAATCACCAAGAAGAATTGTTGAGGAGGAAACAGAAAAACTAAAAGCAAATTTTGATATTTTACAATCTATAGATTTACATCCATATGATAAGGATCATGCAATGGTAATTGCAAAATATAAAAATTAA